A stretch of DNA from Bacillus sp. SM2101:
CCACTATGCGTAAGCCATCAATTACAGCTGGAATAGTTTTTTCTATTACAATATCAGAATTACTCCCTATAAGAGTTAAACTGTCCTGATTTGCAATCACTTTAACTCCTGTAAGTATAGGAAGAGGTGTTTTGTATGATATAGCTCTACTTACTTCTTTCATCGCTTTTTTAAAATGTTCATTGTTTATTGTAAATTCCATTAGAAAGTCTCCTCTTATTTCAAGCTCTCCATTAACAAATGCTTGATTTTCCAATCTAAAATCTATTTAATAAAACACTAATTCCTCATTCTAAAGTAGTAATTAAAGATCCATCCTTCCCCCCATTTATTATTATGAGGATTTATTAAAATGAAATCAAAGCTTCTTTTCATAACTCTGTTGCTATATTTTCACCAACTTTATTTAAAAGCCACAAAAACATATAACTCCTAAACGAAGAGATTACTTATATGGATTGAAAGACAACGAAATCGAAAACAATAACCCTTTTACATTTGTCCAAGGAGTGAATACAATGCGATTCAGCCATCATTTTTATTTTTATATAAGTAGTGAAGCTACTAGATTATTTTCAAGAGTGTTTTATGTCATGACTATTACTATATTTATTTTTAAAACAAGTGGTTCTGCCACAATGGCCGCCATGTTTCCGTTAATCGATGTATTATCGACATTACTTGCTGGTTTTGTAGCACCCTTAGTTATGGACAAAATCAGATTAAAGACAATAATTTTCGTATCCAAAGGACTAAATACGATAATCTTACTTTTAATTCTTTTAACTTTTACAATGTTTTCTCATTCAATAATGACCTTATTGATTTTCGTTTTTATTAGATCGTTTATAGACGGGTTGATCAGTCCTGCAAACTCTGCCCTGCTTCCACGTATCGTATTGAAAAGCCAGTTAGTGAAAGCAAATGGCTTTTTATCCATTACAAATCAAACATTAACTGTTCTTGGGTATACTCTTGGGGGCTTTATCGTAGTAAAGATAGGTGTTGTGCATTCATTACAACTAACCTTATTCATATCTTTACTATCATTCTTCTTATTTTATTTCGTGAAAGACGAGAAGGAAATGATCACCAATCATGCAACAAAAAAATCAGCATTCAGTTCCATGAGTGAAGGGTACTTATCACTATGGAAAAATCCAGCTTTGCGAATCATTACAACGATGGATATATTAGAAGGAATCGCCAATGGTGTATGGATTGGAGCGAACATCCTAGTATACGTAATTGAATTTTTGAATAAAGATGAAGCTTGGTGGGGGTACATTAGCGGTAGCTACTATATAGGTACAATTCTAGGTGGGTTATTCGTTGTTTCATTTTCAAAGTGGGTTAGTCATCGCCTGATCGCTAGCATGATTATTGGATCATTCGTAGTTAGCATTTTCACATTAATTTTCGGATTAACAACTAACCCGTTTGTACCAATATTGTTAAGTATTATTAATGGACCTGCATATCAATTACGTGATATTTCTCAACAAACTCTCTTTCAACAAAACGTGGAAGACAAACATTTACCGAAGGTTTTTGCAGCAAAAGGACTATTAACATCTGCTACACTAGGAATTTCTATAGGTATCATGGGTGTAATCTCAGATACATTCGGTGTACAGTATACTTTTTTCATAGCAGCGAGCTTATATGGTATTTCAGCCGTCCTTGCTTTGTTTATTTGGAGGAAAAACAAACAACAATTGAAAGCGGAGTTAACTTAAGGCTTTTTTTTAGCTAAATACGATTATAACTAACGTTCGTGGCATCTTTTCTTAGGTACAACAAAAACTAATATATAAAACCACTTTTTATGTTAATAAGCAACAAAGTTTACGAAAAGAGGCTTTCGTAAACTTTATTGCAATCTTTACTGTATATGGCTAGTAAGAACAAGTATTATTAGAACCCACACGTTTAAGTAGAAAAGGTACTACGAAAGCTGGATGTATACATTCTTACTAGTTACAAAAACAGCCTAATATAAAGATT
This window harbors:
- a CDS encoding MFS transporter; amino-acid sequence: MRFSHHFYFYISSEATRLFSRVFYVMTITIFIFKTSGSATMAAMFPLIDVLSTLLAGFVAPLVMDKIRLKTIIFVSKGLNTIILLLILLTFTMFSHSIMTLLIFVFIRSFIDGLISPANSALLPRIVLKSQLVKANGFLSITNQTLTVLGYTLGGFIVVKIGVVHSLQLTLFISLLSFFLFYFVKDEKEMITNHATKKSAFSSMSEGYLSLWKNPALRIITTMDILEGIANGVWIGANILVYVIEFLNKDEAWWGYISGSYYIGTILGGLFVVSFSKWVSHRLIASMIIGSFVVSIFTLIFGLTTNPFVPILLSIINGPAYQLRDISQQTLFQQNVEDKHLPKVFAAKGLLTSATLGISIGIMGVISDTFGVQYTFFIAASLYGISAVLALFIWRKNKQQLKAELT